The sequence below is a genomic window from Methanocalculus natronophilus.
GATGTTATGACAGAGCAGGTCATCTGTTCTGACGCAGACGACAGCATCCAGAAGGTCTATGCGACCATCCTCGATAGTGGCTATGCCTCCCTGCCGATTGTCAGTAAAAAGGAGATTGTCGGGATCATCTCCCGCCGCGACCTTGTAGAAAACGGCAGGATCAGGCATTCCATTGGGAACAGCAAAAAGATCCCCATCAACCGCGTCATGAACACCCCGGTTATCACAACCGGCCCGGATGCTATGGTATCTGATGCCGCAAACCTCATGATCACCCATGATATCAGCCGCATGCCGGTTGTCAGGGACAGGGTTATCGTCGGCATTCTGGATCGCCATGATGTCCTGAAAACCCTTGTCAAAAAGGCGTGAAGGAGTCAGCATGCACGAGAGAAATACAGGCCAGAACAAAGGTGAGCGTCACCTTATGATGCAAGGCAAGATGAATCGTGGATCAGTAGAGTTTAAATCCCGTCCGGCTGAGCGGAAAGGCGGCATAATGTCCATCGCAACACCGGATGTAATCTGTGTTCCGCCGACGATGACCATCTGCGATGGTGTGGAGACGATGACCCGGGAGGGTTTTCGGAGGCTTCCCATCACAGATGCCGGCAGCGGGCACCTCCGCGGGATCATCACGGTCTCAGATATCGTCGATTTTATGGGCGGTGGAGACCGGTTCAACCTGGTGACAAAGAAACATCATGGAAACTTTGTCTCAGCAATCAATGACAGCCTGAGAACGATCATGACCGAACAGGTCATGACACTGTCGGAATCAGACGGTATCGAGGATGCAATAGACCTGATCGTCCTGAAAAGACACGGTGGAGCCCCGATCATAAATGCCGATTCAAAAGTCATCGGAATGGTGACCGAACACGATCTGCTCAAAGCCCTCTTCCATGGACAGAGTCTCCTTTCAGTAGAGGACGTGATGTCACAGGCACCACGGGTCACAAACCCCGACTGTTCGATTGCAGCGGTTGCAGAGCAGATGAACAAATACCGCTTCAGAAGGCTCCCGGTTGTCTCCGAAGATGTCCTCTTTGGAATCGTGACGGCAACAGATATCATGAAGTACCTCGGATCAGGCGAGGTGTTCCGGAAGCTGGAGACTGGAGATGTCGGTGAAGTGACGGCTCAGCCGATCCGCTCCATCATGAGCCGCAGCCTCCAGACAACAACACCTGATAAAAGCATCAATGAGGTGGCACGCGAGATGGTGCAGAAAGAGATTGGAGCGTTCCCCGTCACCGAAGAGTCACGCCTCATTGGAATGATAACAGAATTCGATCTTGTCAAAACACTCGCAAAGAGGTGAGACACCATGATAATCAGAGAGATGATGTCATCCCCTGTTTATGTTGTGGGCAGAAACGAGAATATCGCTCATGCCCGCAACATGATGCTGAAGCACAGGATATCAAGACTGCTTGTGATGGATGAGGATGAATCGCTTGCCGGTATCATCACAAAAAAGGATATCGCATACGGATTCCGGCAGACCGATCCCATCTGGAGAAGGAGGCCCATTGACAGGATACCAATTGAGGTGATGATGAGAAGAGAGCCGGTTACCATAGCGCCCCAGGCAGAGGCACGTGAAGCAGCGCACCTGATGCTTGCCAATGATGTCAGCGGTCTTCCGGTCACCGAGCTTGGGA
It includes:
- a CDS encoding CBS domain-containing protein, whose product is MHERNTGQNKGERHLMMQGKMNRGSVEFKSRPAERKGGIMSIATPDVICVPPTMTICDGVETMTREGFRRLPITDAGSGHLRGIITVSDIVDFMGGGDRFNLVTKKHHGNFVSAINDSLRTIMTEQVMTLSESDGIEDAIDLIVLKRHGGAPIINADSKVIGMVTEHDLLKALFHGQSLLSVEDVMSQAPRVTNPDCSIAAVAEQMNKYRFRRLPVVSEDVLFGIVTATDIMKYLGSGEVFRKLETGDVGEVTAQPIRSIMSRSLQTTTPDKSINEVAREMVQKEIGAFPVTEESRLIGMITEFDLVKTLAKR